A genomic window from Cyprinus carpio isolate SPL01 chromosome B9, ASM1834038v1, whole genome shotgun sequence includes:
- the LOC109082276 gene encoding uncharacterized protein LOC109082276, producing the protein MTLMEPFLDKGRNVNTDNFFTSLSLAHKLLSRKTTILGTVNKICREIPQSARHTDRNEFTTQVFSTTAATLTAYAPKRKKTVYILSSMHSVIQTDNTTKRKPNTVTLYNTTKCGVDVMDQMVREYTVRTGTRRWPVAVFYNMIDMAALNAHVLYQACTGRQERRVDFLVELARELANSHMVAKKARKEQLLRTQPSTPSPGKRAMCQVKHQCKNNHATVRCVHCYRYTCGKCRREIPWQCQDCE; encoded by the exons ATGACGCTGATGGAACCATTCCTAGACAAGGGCAGAAATGTTAACACGGACAATTTCTTCACATCGCTGTCACTTGCACATAAACTTCTTAGCCGGAAAACCACCATCCTCGGCACAGTCAACAAGATTTGCCGGGAAATCCCTCAATCCGCTAGACACACAGATCGCAATGAATTCACCACTCAG gtGTTTTCAACCACTGCTGCTACGCTGACGGCGTATGCGCCCAAACGGAAGAAGACCGTCTACATTCTTAGCAGCATGCacagcgtgattcagactgataaTACCACCAAAAGGAAGCCAAACACTGTCACCCTTTACAACACCACAAAGTGCGGCGTGGATGTGATGGACCAGATGGTGCGGGAGTACACTGTCCGCACAGGGACACGGCGCTGGCCAGTTGCCGTGTTCTATAACATGATTGACATGGCAGCACTGAATGCACATGTGCTGTATCAAGCATGCACCGGAAGGCAGGAAAGACGGGTGGACTTCCTGGTGGAGCTTGCAAGAGAGTTGGCTAACTCTCATATGGTGGCGAAGAAGGCAAGAAAAGAACAATTGCTTCGGACACAACCCTCCACACCTAGCCCTGGAAAAAGAGCCATGTGTCAGGTCAAACACCAATGCAAGAACAATCATGCCACTGTGCGATGTGTTCACTGCTACAGATACACATGTGGTAAATGCAGACGGGAGATACCATGGCAGTGCCAGGATTGTGAGTGA